One Labilithrix sp. genomic window, CGCAGTACGTTCATCGCGCCGTTATACACGAACCGCACGTCACGAACGCGCGTGAATCAGCGCCTGGTCTCGGGAGTCGGCGTCGACGGTGCGCGCGGCGGTGCGGGGGCTGGTGCAGGTGACGGCGGCGGCGCCGGTGGCTTCACATTCGGCGACGGCGACGGCGGCGGAGGGGGCTTCGGAGCGACCGCGATCGTCGGCGGCGCGCTCGGAGGCGGCGGCGCCGACGCCGACACGATCGCGCTCGGAGGCGGAGGTGGCGGCTCGGGCTCGGGCTTGGGCTCGGGCGGAGGCGCCGTCGGCTCCATGCTCGGGTGAGGCGGCGGCTCGGTCGCGACGGTGACGGACGACGCGATCGGCGGCACGTCGGCCTTCGCGTGATCGTCGCGCGTCTTCATGTAGACGAGCGCACCGATGACACCGACCGCGGCGAGGCCCGCGAAGACGGCGCCGAGGATGAGCGGGAGCTTCGACTTCGGGACCCCTTGCGGCGTCCCTCCCGCCGTCTGCCAACCGCTGCCGGTCGTCTGGTTGAAGCCCGCGGGGAGCGCGACGCCCGCCGGTGTGTTCGGCGTGAGGGCGCCGAACGGGAGCTGCGGGAGCTGCGGTCCCGTCATCGGTCCCGCGCTAGAGATCCCTTGCGCGCCGGGCGAGCTCTGCGCCGCGCCGCTCGGGATCGTCTGCGGGCTCGCGCCGATGCCGCCGGGCAGGAACGCCGTGCCGCCGCCCCGGTTCGTGCTCGGCATCGGCATCGGCGGCATCGCATGCTCGAACGGAGCGAGCGCGGCCGCGAGCTCGGCGACCGACTGGTAGCGCTGCTCGGGCTTGCGCTGGAGGCAGCGGAGCACGACGTCGTCGAGCCCCATCGGGATGCCGGAGACGCGCGTGCTGAGCGGCTGCGGATCGCTCTCGAGGATCGCCGCGAAGAGCTCGCCGAGGTTCTCGCCCATGAACGGCAGGTGCCCGGTGATGAGCTCGTAGAGGATGACGCCCATCGCCCAGATGTCGGCGCGGTGGTCGACGCTCTTCGCGTTGCGGAGCTGCTCGGGCGACATGTAGAGCGGCGACCCGAGCATCGCCTTCGTCGACGTGAGCGCGCTCGGGCTCGCCGCGAGGGCGGACGATCCCTGCGCCTTCGAGATGCCGAAGTCGAGCACCTTCACGACCTGGGTGCCGTCCTTGCGCTGCGCGAGGAAGAGGTTCGACGGCTTGAGGTCGCGATGGACGATGCCGATCGCGTGCGCCTGCATGACGCCCTTGCAGCCCTGGAGCACGTACCCGGCCGCGACGTGCGGAGGCAGCCGCTTCACCGGATCCTTCTCGAGGAGCTGCGCGAGGTCCTGCCCCTCGAGCAGCTCGAGGACCATGTACGCGTAGCCCATCTCGTCGCCGACGTCGTCGACGCGGACCACGTGCTCGCTCTGGATGTTCGCCGCCGCGCGCGCCTCGTTCTTGAACCGCTGCGACGCCTCCGCGTTGCTCGCGTCGGCGAGCATGAACTTGATCGCGACGGCCTTCGAGAGCTCGAGGTGCCGCGCCGCGAAGACGGCGCCCATCCCGCCTTGACCGAGCAACCGATCGAGGACGTACTTGCCCGCGATCATGTCCCCCGGACGGGGAAGCTGGGCGCCGCTCATGCGACGTTCAGGATAGGGACTCGCCCGTCAATTTCAACGTCGGCGCGCACGTAGGCGCCTGTGCCGATCAATGCGACGCGAGCTTCGGCGCCGCCGCGTACCCCTCCCAGCCGCTGAGGCCGTCGACGAGCCACGGCAGCGAGCGGTTCAGCGACGCGCGCACCTCCGGCACCATCGAGTGCCCGAACGCCCCCGGCGACTCCACCCTCACCTCCGCGCCCGCCTGCACGAGCGCCGCCTTCGACCCGGCGAACGATCCGGTGCACCCGCCCTGCGAGCACGTGTAGAGCACACGTTTTCCGCCGGCCTTCACGAAGGCGCGCGCGAGCCCGCCGTCCTCGAACGCGCGATACCCGCCCTCCGTCAGCGCCGCCCGCGCGAAGCGTCCTTTGTTCGCCGCCCCGAGGACCGGCGCCGCCATGTTGGCGCCCTGAGAGAACGCGGCGTACACCGCCGGCCCCGCCTTCACGCGCGCCCCGTACTTCGCGCGCACCGCCGCGAGCGCCGCGTCGGTCGCCTTGTCGATCGCGTCGCTCGACGGCCAGACGTACGTGTCCTTCCCGCCCTTCGATCCCGCCGGACACACGACGAACGCATACGTGTCGACGATCACGCGCCACGCCGAGCACATGAGGCCCGGATGATCGAACGCCCCGTGCACCGCGACGACGACGGGCCGCGGCTCCGTCGATCCGAGCGGCGGCGCCACGTACGCGACGCCGCCCCCGTCGAGGTCGAGCTTCTCCATCCAGCTCCCACCGAGCGGCGCGCCCGCATCCGTCCCCGACTCCGCCGCCGCGGTAGAGCACGCCACGAGCACCACGAGCACGAGCACCGCCCAGCGAAGTCCCATGCCACCAAGTCGTGCGAGCTGCGTGCCGCGCGTCTCGGCGGCGGCGGCCTCCTCGAAGAAACGGGCGCAGCGAGGCGGAGCCGAGCGAAGTCTTTTTCGAAAGGGGGTCTTAGGGGGCGAAGAGCCCCTAAAACCTGAGAGAGCCGCGAGTCGGGCTTGAACCGACGACCTGCGCTTTACGAAAGCGCTGCTCTACCGCTGAGCTATCGCGGCGGTACGAAGAGACGCAGCGAAATAGGATGCTCTCCCGCGTCCGTCAAGGGATTCAGCGCTTCTTCTCCTTCTTCGCGCTCGCGAGCGAGGGCGCGCTCTTCGCTGGAGCCTTCGCGCGCTTCGCGTCGGGCTTGCCGGTGTAGCCGTGGCGGTTCAGCCACTCCTCATCCATCGCGTTGAACGCCGTGCGGAGCGCCTGCCGCGCGTGCTCGCCGTTTCCGGCGCGGACGAGCTCGACGAGGATCTCGTTGAACGGGAGCGCGTCTTCGCGACGGTCGTAGAGTTGCGCGAGGAGCTCCGGCTGCTCCTCCGGGAAGCGCGCGAACGTGTTGAGGAGGAGCTCGAAGCCGACGTTCCGCGCCGCGCGGCAGATGACGCGCTGGATCGCGAGGTCGCCGCGCGCATACGCGAGCGGATCGTGGAGGTTCTCCGGCTGCCGCGCGATGACCTCGCGCAGCGCGACGAGGTCCTCCTCCGTGTGCCGCTCCGCCGCGAGCGCGACCGCCTCCGAGACGAGGACGCGACGGATCTCGAGCAGCGACTGCAGCAGCTCGTTCCACGCCGGCTCCTCGCGCTCGAGCGAGTTCATGACCATCATCAGCGCGTCGAGCCCCGCGCGCTCGCGCCACGGAACGACCTCGGTGCCGGAGCCGTGGCGGGTGCTGACGAGCCCCATCGCCTCGAGCCGCGCCAGCGCGGCGCGCAGAGTGAGGCGGTTCACGCCGAGGGCGAGGGAGAGCTCGCGCTCCGACGGCAGCTTCGATCCCGGCGCGATGCGGCCGGCGAGGATCTCGTTGCGGAGCCGATCCGCGACCGCGTCGACGACGCTCGAACGCGCGACGGGCGCGATCGCGGCGAGGGTATCGGCCGGATCGGACGTCAGAGGTCCGAGGGCCTCGCGGGAACGGGGAGGCTTCTTCATCGCTCGGCGCGAGGATACTCGGTAAAGTCCACGCGTGCCGATCGACTTGAGGAGTGACACGGTCACGCGCCCGACCACGGCGATGCGAGACGCCATTTCGCGCGCCGAGGTGGGAGACGACGTCTTCGGCGAGGACCCCACCGTCCTCGCGCTTCAAGAGGAAGCGGCCAAGGTCACGGGCAAGGAGGCCGCGCTCTTCGTCACCTCCGGCACGATGGGCAACCAGCTCGCGATCGCGGTCCACACGCGCCCCGGCGACGAGGTCATCGTCGGCGAGGGCGCGCACGTCGTCTTCTACGAAGGCGGCGCCGGCCCCGCCCTCTCGGGCGTCCAGTTCGCGATCGCGGGCACGGGCGGCCTCTTCGACGCCGCGCAGATGGAAGAGCGCGTCCAGCCGAAGGCCTACTGGGCGCCGCGCACGAGCCTCGTATGCGTGGAAAATACACATAACCGCGCCGGCGGCCGCGTGTTCCCGCAGGCCGACGCGGTCGCGATCGCGCACCGCGCGCAGGAGCTCGGCCTCGCCGTCCACCTCGACGGCGCGCGCATCTGGAACGCGAGCGTCGCGACGGCCCTCCCCGTCTCCGAGCTCTCTGCCCCCTTCGACACGGTGAGCATCTGCTTCTCGAAGGGCCTCGGCGCGCCGGTCGGCAGCGCGCTCTGCGGGACGCGCGAGCACATCGAGCGCGCGCGTGTCCTCCGCAAGCGCTGGGGCGGCGGGATGCGCCAGGCCGGCGTCCTCGCGGCGGCGGCGCTCTTCGCGCTCGAGCATCACCGCGAGCGCCTGCGCGAGGACCACTACAAGGCGAAGCGCTTCGCCGAAAAGGTCGCCGCCGCGCCCGGCGCGAGCGTCGACGTCGCGCGCGTCGAGACGAACATCGTGAACGTCGACCTCGACGCGCCCCTCACCGGCGACGCGGTCGCGAAGGCCGCGGCGGACCTGGGCCTCGCGATCAACGCGTCGGGCCCGCGTCGCCTCCGCGCGGTGATGCACCTCGACGTGACGCCGGAGGACGCAGAGCGCGCCGCCGATCTGCTCGCCGAGGCGATCGCGAAGGCACAGCAGGGCTCGGCTCGCGGATGAAGCGCGCGCTCGCGACCCTCCTCCTCTTCGGCGCCGCCACCTCCGCGGCGTGCGCGCCGAACCGCGGCGCCGCGTACGAGAAGGCCGTCGGTGAGGCGCGCACCGCGTACGGCCGCGGCCGCTACGACGTCGCAGCGGAGCGCTGGGACGAAGCGGCGCGCACGGCGAAGGTCCCGCGCGACGGCGTCTACGCGCGCTACGAGGCCGCCCTCGCCCGCGCGCGAGCCGGCGACGTGGCGCGCGCGAGCGCCGAGCTGAAGAAGCTCGCCGACGAGAACAACGCGTACTCGGCGCCGGCCGCGTACAAGGCCGCCGACCTCACCGCGCGGAAGGATCCGGAGGCGGGCCGTCGCGAGCTCGAGGCGGTCGCGCTGCGCTACCCCGACCACGCGATGGCGAAGGTCGCCTTCGCCCGCGTGCTTCGCCACACCGACGAGGCCGGCCCGACCGCCGCCCTCGCCTACCTCGACACGATCGGCCCGAAGGTAGCGGGCAAGGCGCTCGAGGAGGACGTGCTCTACCAGCGCGCGCGCCGCCTCGCCGAGGCAGGCCAGACCATCCCGGCGCGCGACGCCTTCCTCGCGATCGCCGACCGCTGGCCCTACCCCCACGGCGCCTACTTCGACGACTCCCTCTTCCGCGCGAGCGAGCTCGAAGAAAAGCTCGCCCGCCCCCGCGAGGCGATCGCGCATCTCGAGCGCCTCCTATCGTTCCGCGAGATGTCGGTCACGATCGGCAGCTACGAGCGCCCCCGCTACATCCCGGCGATCCTCCGCGTCGCCAAGCTCCACGAGGAGACGCTGAACGACCGCGCCGCCGCCCGCGCCGCGTACCACCGCCTCTACCGCGAGTTCAAGACCTCCACGCTCCGCGACGACGCCCTCTGGCACGAAGCGGAGCTCTGGCAAAAAGACGGCGACCAGAGCACCGCCTGCGACCGCCTCTCGACCCTCACGAGCGACTTCCCCGACTCCCGCTACGTCCCCTGCGCCGTCGCCAAGTGCCCATCGATCAAGCGCCCTCCCTCGAGCAAGTCCCCAACGACCTGCCGTCCCTACCTGACCCGCGAGCCCACCCCCGACGGGCCAACCCGCTGACGTGCAAGAGCGTTGAGGAGCGCGAGTGCCGAGGTCGCGCACGCCGCTCCAACGATGGTGAGGCAGTTGGGGGCGCTGGCTACTCGAAGCGCCCCTGACCGAGGCGCTGCGGGAGCTGGGAGGCGGTGCGAGGCCCTGAAGAAAGAAGAAGGATGGGAGGGACGCCGGTCAGTCGTCGTCGTCCTCTTCCTCTTCTTCCTCGTCGTCGTCCTCGTCTTCGTCGTCGAGGTCTTCGTCGTCCTCGTCGAACTCCTCTGCGCTCTCCTCTTCCTCTTCTTCCTCGGCGGCGGGCTTCTTCTCGAACTTCACGTCGACGCCGATGTCGCCGAGCTGCGCGTCGAGGAGCTCGAAGAGCTCGTCCACGTCGTCGCCCGACCACTCGTCGAGCATCTCCGTCAGGAACTCGTAGAAGTCGCCGCTGTCGAGGCGTCGCTCGATCTCCTCGACCTGCTCCTCGGTGAACGCCTCGAGGATGTCCTCGCGCAGCGTCTCGGTGTCTCCCTCCTCGATCGCGTCCTGCGCCGAGAGCCGAATCTGCCGTACCGCGCGTTTGTCGAGAACGATCTCCATCTCTCTCTCCGAGGCTTTCTCGGCCCACGAATACGCAAAGCCATCCTTGGATGTCAACGAACGAGACGATGCCTTATGCTGAATGCCGTGCGAGGCGCCGCGGGACACCTCTTCGCGTTCGCGTTCGCGACCGCTTGGACGACCGGCGCCGCGGCGCAGTCGGCCCCGGCGGGATCGGCGACCCCGCCGCCGGCCCCGCCCGAGGAGACCGGGCCGGTCGCGCCCCTCGCGCCGAACGAAGAGGCGGCGCGGATCGCGAAGGAGATCGAGCGCGCGCCGCCGCCACCGTCCCACGTCGTGTACTTCCAGTACGGGGTCGCGTTTACCACCGAGCAGGTCGTGTCGCCCGGGCCGATTTGCGACGACCCCACGCAGCCGTGCGTCCTCGGCGCCGGCGGCGGGCTCGTCATCCGCGGCGGATGGCGGAGCGCCGGATCGCTCTATCTCGGCGGTGCCTACGAGCTCACGAAGCAGGATCCGAGCAAGCTGTATCGCATCGCGCTCCTGCAGCAGGCGCGCGCCGAGGCCCGCTACTACATCCAGACGTACCGCGTCGCCGAGCCCTACGTGACCGCGAGCCTCGGCGCCGTGGGCTACGGCAACGAGTGGAAGGTCGACACCTACGGGCCCGCGGGATCGCTCGGGGTCGGCATCGAGTACCAGGTGACGCAGCGCACCGTCGTCGGTCTCGCCGCGTCGTATCGCCTCGCGTACTTCAGCCGGTTCGTCGACACGACCAAGTTCGAGCGCGAGGGCGGCGTCGCGCAGCTGTTCGGGATCGACCTGGTGCTCGAACAACGCGACGCCTTCCTCACCGCCGACCGCACGCGCTGAGGAAGGACCGTGCTTGACGTAGTGCCTTGGGCTGTTGTCCCATCCGGGGTCACGTGATGCTGGCCGCGGGAAAGAGCGCGTCATGACCTGCACGACATGCGGGCGCGATAATCCAGCGCACCTCACGTTCTGCCAGGAATGCGGACAGCGCCTCGGGCCACGCATCGCGCCGCCCACCCCGCCGATCGGCCTCGGCGCGCAGGATCCCTATCAGTCCGGCGGCCAGCCGCCCGCGCGCGTCGGCACCGCGCTCGGCATGACCGCGCAGGCGACCGACGTGAAGGCCGCCGCTCCGGCCGCGCCTGCAGGTGCGGAGCGGCGCTGCAAGATCTGCGACACCGTCAACGGGCCGAACCTCCGGTACTGCACGTCGTGCGGGAGCACGCTCGAGCCCGCCGCCGCGGCCCCCGCGCCGGTCGCTCCCGCGCCGGTCGCCCCCGCGCCCTCGCCCGCGCCGAGCCCCGTCGCGCCCGCCGGTGAGATCGCGCCGATGCGCGTCGTGCCCGTGAGCGAGGCGCCGAAGACCGTCGCCGAGCAGAGGACCTGCTCGCGATGCCGCGGCCTCGTCGATCCCGGGGCGCAGTTCTGTAAGTTCTGCGGTAACCCCCTCGCGAGCTCCCTCGCGAACGAGACGCCCGCCGCCTCGCTCCTCCCGCACGAACGCCTCGATCTGCCGCGGCCGAACGGCTCGGTCGTGCCGCAGCCGAAGCCGGCCGCCGCCATGCCGGTGCCCTCACCGTCCCCGATCGCGCCGACGCCGATCGCGCCGTCGGCGATGCCGAACCCGCCGAAATACGGGCCGCCGCCGCAGGTGAGCGGGGCCGCCGCGCTCGCGGCCGCCGCCGCCGCGCCGATCGCGCCAGCGCCAGCGCCGATCGGCGCCCCCTCCCCGGCGGCCGCCCCCGCGCCCGCGGCCGCGAAGCCGACCACGCCGTCGCGCGGGCGCCTCGTCGTGATCGCGAAGAGCGGCGCGGACGGGCCGAGCTATCCGTTCGGCGACTCGTTCGACGTCGGGCGGACCGAGGGCAACGTCGTCGTCCCGGAGGATCCGTACCTGTCGCCGCGTCACGTGCGCATCGTGTTCCAGGGCGGGAAGCTCACGCTCCGCGACCTCGGGAGCACCAACGGCGTGTACCTTCGGCTCGCTGCGTCACGCGACACCTCACCGCGGCGCGGCGAAGGCGCGGAGATCGCGGTGCCGCTCACCGATCAGGACATGATCCTCGTCGGGCAGCAGGTCCTCCGCTTCGACGTGCTCCGCGAGGGCGAAGGCGGCCTCGGCCCTGCCTCGGAGCATGGGACGCTCTTGTTTGGCTCTCCCGCCGCTCCAAGGTACGCTCGCCTATGTCAGCGTACCGTCGAAGGCATCGCGCGCGACGTCTACTACCTTCGGAAAACGGAGACCGTGCTCGGACGTGAGTCGGGAGATGTGGTGTTCACGGAGGACCCGTTCCTCTCGCGCCGTCATGCTGCGGTCCGTGTCCTCTCGCGCGACGGCGCCGTCCAAGGCGGCGGCGCTCGCTTCGCGCTCGTCGACCTCGGCTCCTCGAACGGCACCTTCCTCAAGCTCCGCGGCGACGTGGAGCTCGCGCCGGGAGATCACTTCCGCGTCGGCCAACAGCTCTTCCGCGTCGACTTCGATGGGGTCCAGAATTGACGTCCGTCGCTGATCCGCCGCCGGCCACCCCGAACGAAGACGCAGCGAAGGCGGCGCAGGTCGAGAGCGAGTCCTCCATGCCCGTCGCGCAGGCCGCGAGCGCGGACGGCGTGCGCATCCAGCTGTTCGCCCGCACGGACGTGGGGCAGGTGCGCGAGCACAACGAGGACAACTTCCTCGTCGCCGACCTCACGAAGCGATCGCGCGGACTCCTCGAGGCGAACCGCGCCACCGCGATCGGGCAGCAAGGGGCCATCTTCGCCGTGTGCGACGGCATGGGCGGCGCGGCGGCGGGCGAGATCGCGAGCCAGCTCGCGGTCGACATCATCTACGAGCGCCTCGTCGACGGGCTCGGCGATCGGCCGGTGAAGCGCGACGAGCTCGCGCGCCGCCTCGTCCGCGCGATCGAGTCGGCGGGCCTCCGCATCTTCCAGGAGGCGAAGGCGGACCGCTCGCGCCGCGGCATGGGCACGACCGTCACCGCGGCCGCGCTCGTCGACGAGATCCTCTTCTTCGCGCAGGTCGGCGACTCGCGCGGCTACATCCTCCGCGGCGACACGCTCGTGCAGCTCACGCGCGATCAGTCGCTCGTGAACCAGCTCATCGAGGCCGGTCAGCTCACGGAGGAAGAGGCCGAGACCTTCGAGCACAACAACATCATCCTCCAGGCGCTCGGCACCTCGGACACGGTGCAGGTGGACCTCACGTTCGCCGAGATCCGCAAGGGCGACATCCTGCTCCTCTGCTCGGACGGGCTCTCGGGCATGGTCCGCTTCGAGGACATCCGCGAGTCGCTCCGTTCGGGGATGGAGCCGCTCGACATCTGCAAGCAGCTCACCGAGCGCGCGAACGCGGCCGGCGGTCACGACAACATCACCGTCATCATCGTCAACTTCGACGGCCCGAACCTCAAGGAGCGCGACGCCGAGGGCGAGCCGCTCAAGTACCGCAAGTACGTCCTCCCCGACGAGTCGATGGAGGAGCGCGCGACCGCCCCCGCGGGCAGCGCCGGCGCGCCCGGTGGAGCGTCGAGCGAGGGCGCGCAGCGCGCGGCGTCGAACCCGCCCGCGACGTGGCAGGAGAAGGGCGCGCACGCCGACCACGACTACGATCGCGTCGACATCCCAGGGACCCACGTCCCGATCTGGATGGTCGTCAGCATCATCGCCGGCGTCGTCGTGCTCCTCGCCGGGACCGCCTTCCTACTGCTCCGCTGACGTCGCGACGGCGTTGGCCGGATCGAGCGCGAGGCTCTCCTTCGCGGCGGCGCGGGCGCCTCGCGCGTCGCCGCGGGCCTTGCGCGCGACGGCGATCCACGCCCACGCGGTCGCGGCGCGGGTGCGGTCGGCGTCGTTCGTGAGGGGCGCGAGCGTCTCCTCCGCCTGCGCGAACGCGTCGCCGCGGAGCTCGAGGCGCGCGACGAGGAGGAGGACCTCGGGGACGTCGCCGAAGCGGCCGCGCGCGCGGGCGATCACGTCCGCCGCCTCGGCCTCGCGATCGAGGCGGAAGAGGCACTCCGCGAGGCCGACGTAACCCTCTCGCGCCTCCGGCGCGACCTGGGTGAGGCGGAGGTACTGGCCGCGCGCGTCCTCGAAGGCGCCGCGCTCGAAGTAGCGGCGCGCGAGGTTCTCGCGGGACGGCACGAAGCCGGGGTCGACCTTGAGCGCCTGCTTGTAGTGACCCTCGGCTTCCTTGCCGATGCCGCGCCGATCGGCGAGGAGCCCGAGCGCGTGGTGCGGCGCGGGGAGATCGGGGTTCAGCTCGCGCGCTTTGACGAAGTGCTTCCGCGCGCCCGCGAGGTCGCCGCGCCGGAGCTCGACGTAGCCGAGGTTGACCCAGGCCTCCGTGAAGCGCGGGCTGAACTCGAGCGCGAGGGAGAAGCGCGCCTCCGCCGTCTCGAGGTCGCCGGCGGCGAGGGCGGCGGCGCCGTTCTGGTTCAGCTCGATCGCCTTTGGCGGCAGCGGTGGGATACTGGCGCATCCGGCGGTGATGCAAAGGACGGCGAGGAGGGCAAGGGCGGCGCGCATGGTCCGGGTGGTCGACCTTTCGTGCCCGAGGTTGCGCGAAATCTCGCCATGGTCGGCGTCGTGTTTTGCTATGAACAACGGAAGCCATGAGCGCACCTCACTGCGTCAGCGCCAGTCACGCCGTCTTGTTCGAGACCGCGAAAGACCGTTGCAGCGTCTGCTCCGAGGACCTGCCGACGGACGAAGACGACGACAGTCCGTCTCTTCGCGGCCGCGGCCTCCTCGTCTGGGCCCGCGGCGAAGAGCGCCGCTACGAAGAGCCGGAGCTCTGCCCGCGCTGCGCATCCGCCATCGGCGTCACCGCGCTGCACCGCTGGGAAATCGAAGAAGACGAAGGCTGAGCGCGGCGACTCGCGCTCGGCGGGCGCGCGGAGCGGGAGGGGCGCGCGGAGCGCGGAGGCGGGGGGCGCGTGCCTCGCGGATCGCGCGCGAGTCGGCGCGAATCTGAAATGTGACGCGCCTTTAGGTGTAAGCATGTAGGGGCATGGCGGTTGCTGAAGTCCTTCCCAGGTTCCACGGGAGGATTTTCGATGCGTTCTTCGCTCTTTACGTTCGTCGCTGCGGTTTGCCTCGCTTCGTCCAGCCTTGTCGGGTGTGCCGCGACGGAGGGCGACGCGACGGCGACCGAGACCAGCAACGTCGAGGAGAGCGCGCTGCCGGAGGCGATCGTCATCCAGCAGGCGGAGCGCGTCGTCTCGGTGAAGGTCGGCCGCGATGGCGACGTGCTCGGCGGCGTCGTGAAGCACGCGTTCCTCGCGGCGGGCCGCGAGCTCCACGCGGCGTGGGAGCGCGCGGAGGGCGAGGCGTCGTGCAAGACGCCGTGGATGGAGACGAACGGCGAGTGGTCGACGCTGGGTCTCTCGCTCGTCGGCACCGACGGCGCCGAGGTCTTCGCGCTCACGGCGGCGAAGCCAGCGCCGGGTGAGGACGAGGTGATGAGCCTCACGCACGCGACGGAGATCACCGGGAACGTCGGCCCCTACCTCTTCCTCGCGGAGACGAGCGGCGGGATGGCGTGCGGCGCGGCGCACGGCTCGTTCTCACGCACGGCGTCGATCAAGGACCTTCGTACCGGCGACGACGTGATTTTCGTGGTTACCGAAGAGGCGGCCGCGAAGGCGCGCGCCGAGCTCGAGGGCAAGGGCTTCCCCGGCGAGGACGTGACGCTCGCAGAGATCGTCCCGCAGCTCGACGAAGACGCGCACCTCACGCTCGCCTACCGCTTCGAGAAGGCCGCCCCGTACGTCGAGTCCGACGGCCGCGGCAACGCCTACTCGGTGTCCGCCGTAATCGACTCGTCCTCCCTCGACGCCCCCCTCCCCGCCCCGCTCGAACCCCTCCGCACTCCCCCACCCGCCGTGAAGGCCTACCTCGCCACGCACCCCAACCTCTCCACCACAAACCCGATCAAGGGCTGGTCAACAAAGTAAGCCCCGCAACCGAAGGGCCCCAGAAGCGGCCGCGAATACGCAGCTCCCATGCGCCGCCCGCCGCGAGCACCGCGCTCGCTCGCAAAGGGGCCCCAGAAGCGGCCGCGAAAGCGGGCGCGAAGCGCCCCGAGCGCAAGCGCGAGGGCCGTGTCTGGGGTGGGGGTGTCGGGGGCGAAGCCCCTGACGTTGAGCAAGTCCCCCGACGTTACTGCAGCGTGCCGTCGTCCTCGAACGGCGTCGGCGGCCGACGCTCTAGGTGCTCGAGACACAGCGCACGAAGCGCAGGAGCGACCGTGGTCGAGGTCGCGACGAGGCGGAGCTCTTGCCGCACGAGGAGCCCCACCAGCGGGGCGGCGACGTCGAGCGGGGTGTCGGGGTTCAGCACCAGCGCGATGCGGATGCGCGGGCGATGCGACCAGCGCGGCGAGCGCGCGATCTGCATCAGGACGTCGGGGCGGCACGGACGGCGGGCGGCGAGCGAGAGGACGTCGTCCTCGGTGACCTTCGGGTTCACGAGGAGCATCCGGATGACGTCGGGGTGCGGATCGCGCAAGAGGCGCTCCGTCATCTCGCGGTCGGGCTTGCGCGCGAGCGACTTGCGCTCGCCGAGCGTGAGCGGGCGGCCGCGACCGTAGTCGGGGAGACGGTCCTCCTCCGGCGCGGGCACGCCGCGGATCGGCGACGTCGCGAGCGGGTGGCGCACGAGCCGCTCGAGCGCGAGGTGCGGCGCGCCCACCGCCTCTTCGCGGAGGCGCTGCACGACACCGGCGAGCTCGGGGTCCTGCAGCGCGTCGACGATCGCGACGAGCGCCTCCCGCGCGGCGGGCTCGGCCTGCTCGGCGCGGCCGCACACGACGTCGAGCCACGGCGCGACCTCCGGCGCGTCGCCCGCGCGCAAGATCGACTTCATGTAAGATACACGCAGCTCGGCCTCCGGGATCGAGCGCGTCGCGCGGACGACGGCGTCGGCGCGTTGGCTCGCGGCGCTCAGAAACCCGGATCCCACTTCTTCGCCGACGCCGACGGCTGCGGCTTCACGGGCGCGGGCGCAGGCGCCTGGACCGTGGGCGGCGGCGCGGACTTCGCGACGACCGACGCCGAGGCCGGCGGCTCCGGCGGGTCCGGATCGGCTCCCATGCCGGTCGGCGGCGGCGCGGGGATGTTCTCGTCGTTCGGCGGCGGCGGGGACGGAGGCGGATCGG contains:
- a CDS encoding Stp1/IreP family PP2C-type Ser/Thr phosphatase, with product MTSVADPPPATPNEDAAKAAQVESESSMPVAQAASADGVRIQLFARTDVGQVREHNEDNFLVADLTKRSRGLLEANRATAIGQQGAIFAVCDGMGGAAAGEIASQLAVDIIYERLVDGLGDRPVKRDELARRLVRAIESAGLRIFQEAKADRSRRGMGTTVTAAALVDEILFFAQVGDSRGYILRGDTLVQLTRDQSLVNQLIEAGQLTEEEAETFEHNNIILQALGTSDTVQVDLTFAEIRKGDILLLCSDGLSGMVRFEDIRESLRSGMEPLDICKQLTERANAAGGHDNITVIIVNFDGPNLKERDAEGEPLKYRKYVLPDESMEERATAPAGSAGAPGGASSEGAQRAASNPPATWQEKGAHADHDYDRVDIPGTHVPIWMVVSIIAGVVVLLAGTAFLLLR
- a CDS encoding tetratricopeptide repeat protein yields the protein MRAALALLAVLCITAGCASIPPLPPKAIELNQNGAAALAAGDLETAEARFSLALEFSPRFTEAWVNLGYVELRRGDLAGARKHFVKARELNPDLPAPHHALGLLADRRGIGKEAEGHYKQALKVDPGFVPSRENLARRYFERGAFEDARGQYLRLTQVAPEAREGYVGLAECLFRLDREAEAADVIARARGRFGDVPEVLLLVARLELRGDAFAQAEETLAPLTNDADRTRAATAWAWIAVARKARGDARGARAAAKESLALDPANAVATSAEQ